A region from the Haliaeetus albicilla chromosome 16, bHalAlb1.1, whole genome shotgun sequence genome encodes:
- the PHLDA2 gene encoding pleckstrin homology-like domain family A member 2 produces MKMQAEVIREGELEKRSDSLFQLWKKKLVVLTKDSLSLFPDGHKRAKGKELGFGSILKVDCVERTGKYIYFTIVTKDRKEIDFRCPDQSCWNASITMALIDFQNKRAIQDFKSRQEMEQAAGAQERRLARAP; encoded by the coding sequence aTGAAGATGCAAGCCGAGGTGATCCGCGAGGGCGAGCTGGAGAAGCGGAGCGACAGCCTTTTCCAGCTGTGGAAGAAGAAGCTGGTGGTGCTGACCAAGGACAGCCTCAGCCTCTTCCCCGACGGGCACAAGCGGGCCAAGGGCAAGGAGCTGGGCTTCGGCTCCATCCTCAAGGTGGACTGCGTGGAGCGCACGGGCAAGTACATCTACTTCACCATCGTCACCAAGGACCGCAAGGAGATTGACTTTCGGTGCCCGGACCAGAGCTGCTGGAACGCCTCCATCACCATGGCCCTCATCGACTTCCAGAACAAGCGGGCCATCCAGGACTTCAAGAGCCGCCAGGAGATGGAGCAGGCGGCGGGCGCCCAGGAGCGGCGGCTGGCCCGGGCGCCctga
- the NAP1L4 gene encoding nucleosome assembly protein 1-like 4 isoform X1 — protein sequence MADNSKTEDTASDSVEAAKNASDKKEKLADQVMQNPQVLAALQERLDNTALTPSSYIETLPKAVKRRIDALKQLQVKCAHIEAKFYEEVHDLERKYAALYQPLFDKRREFINGEAEPTDAESEWHSENEEEEKLAGDLKNVVVIEEKAEAAETNVKGIPDFWFTIFRNVDMLSELVQEYDEPILKHLQDIKVKFSEPGQPMSFSLEFHFGPNDYFSNSVLTKTYKMKSEPDKTDPFSFEGPEIVDCEGCTIDWKKGKNVTVKTIKKKQKHKGRGTVRTITKQVPNDSFFNFFSPIKVSGDGESLDEDSEFTLAADFEIGHFFRERIVPRAVLYFTGEAIEDDDNFEEGEEGEEEELEGEEEGEEEEDAESDPKKDSSQPAECKQQ from the exons AAAAACTAGCAGACCAAGTGATGCAAAATCCGCAGGTCCTGGCAGCTCTACAGGAACGTCTTGACAACACAGCGCTTACTCCTTCAAGTTACATTGAAAC tttaccaaaagcagtgaaaagaaGAATTGATGCCTTGAAACAGCTCCAGGTGAAATGTGCCCATATAGAAGCTAAATTCTATGAAGAAGTACATGATTTAGAGAGAAAATATGCAGCACTCTATCAACCCCTTTTTGATAAG AGAAGAGAGTTTATAAATGGGGAAGCTGAACCCACAGATGCAGAGTCAGAATGGCACAGtgaaaatgaggaagaagaaaaactagCT GGAGACCTGAAAAATGTGGTGgtaatagaagaaaaagcagaagcagcagagacaaatgTCAAAGGAATTCCAGACTTCTGGTTTACTATCTTTAGGAACGTAGATATGCTAAGTGAATTAGTACAG gaATACGATGAACCAATCttgaaacatctgcaggataTAAAAGTTAAGTTTTCTGAACCTGGACAGCCAATG TCTTTCTCATTAGAGTTCCACTTTGGGCCCAATGACTACTTTTCTAATTCAGTCCTGACAAAAACATACAAGATGAAGTCGGAACCGGACAAGACAGATCCCTTTTCATTTGAAGGACCTGAAATAGTTGATTGTGAGGG GTGTACTATTgactggaagaaaggaaaaaatgttacagttaaaacaatcaagaaaaaacagaaacacaaggGTCGAGGCACAGTTCGGACAATTACTAAACAAGTACCtaatgattctttttttaacttcttcagCCCAATAAAGG tatCTGGTGATGGGGAGTCATTG GATGAAGATTCAGAGTTTACTTTAGCAGCAGATTTTGAAATTGGACACTTCTTCCGTGAAAGGATAGTCCCTCGTGCTGTGCTTTATTTCACTGGGGAAGCTATAGAGGATGATGATAAC tttgaagaAGGTGAAGAAGGTGAAGAGGAG GAgttggagggggaagaggagggagaagaagaggaagatgcAGAGAGTGATCCTAAG AAAGATTCCAGCCAACCTGCTGAATGCAAACAACAGTAA
- the NAP1L4 gene encoding nucleosome assembly protein 1-like 4 isoform X2: protein MADNSKTEDTASDSVEAAKNASDKKEKLADQVMQNPQVLAALQERLDNTALTPSSYIETLPKAVKRRIDALKQLQVKCAHIEAKFYEEVHDLERKYAALYQPLFDKRREFINGEAEPTDAESEWHSENEEEEKLAGDLKNVVVIEEKAEAAETNVKGIPDFWFTIFRNVDMLSELVQEYDEPILKHLQDIKVKFSEPGQPMSFSLEFHFGPNDYFSNSVLTKTYKMKSEPDKTDPFSFEGPEIVDCEGCTIDWKKGKNVTVKTIKKKQKHKGRGTVRTITKQVPNDSFFNFFSPIKVSGDGESLDEDSEFTLAADFEIGHFFRERIVPRAVLYFTGEAIEDDDNFEEGEEGEEEELEGEEEGEEEEDAESDPKV from the exons AAAAACTAGCAGACCAAGTGATGCAAAATCCGCAGGTCCTGGCAGCTCTACAGGAACGTCTTGACAACACAGCGCTTACTCCTTCAAGTTACATTGAAAC tttaccaaaagcagtgaaaagaaGAATTGATGCCTTGAAACAGCTCCAGGTGAAATGTGCCCATATAGAAGCTAAATTCTATGAAGAAGTACATGATTTAGAGAGAAAATATGCAGCACTCTATCAACCCCTTTTTGATAAG AGAAGAGAGTTTATAAATGGGGAAGCTGAACCCACAGATGCAGAGTCAGAATGGCACAGtgaaaatgaggaagaagaaaaactagCT GGAGACCTGAAAAATGTGGTGgtaatagaagaaaaagcagaagcagcagagacaaatgTCAAAGGAATTCCAGACTTCTGGTTTACTATCTTTAGGAACGTAGATATGCTAAGTGAATTAGTACAG gaATACGATGAACCAATCttgaaacatctgcaggataTAAAAGTTAAGTTTTCTGAACCTGGACAGCCAATG TCTTTCTCATTAGAGTTCCACTTTGGGCCCAATGACTACTTTTCTAATTCAGTCCTGACAAAAACATACAAGATGAAGTCGGAACCGGACAAGACAGATCCCTTTTCATTTGAAGGACCTGAAATAGTTGATTGTGAGGG GTGTACTATTgactggaagaaaggaaaaaatgttacagttaaaacaatcaagaaaaaacagaaacacaaggGTCGAGGCACAGTTCGGACAATTACTAAACAAGTACCtaatgattctttttttaacttcttcagCCCAATAAAGG tatCTGGTGATGGGGAGTCATTG GATGAAGATTCAGAGTTTACTTTAGCAGCAGATTTTGAAATTGGACACTTCTTCCGTGAAAGGATAGTCCCTCGTGCTGTGCTTTATTTCACTGGGGAAGCTATAGAGGATGATGATAAC tttgaagaAGGTGAAGAAGGTGAAGAGGAG GAgttggagggggaagaggagggagaagaagaggaagatgcAGAGAGTGATCCTAAG GTGTAA